A window of the Synechococcus sp. M16.1 genome harbors these coding sequences:
- a CDS encoding hydantoinase B/oxoprolinase family protein: protein MGWCFWIDRGGTFTDLIGRDPEGQLHVRKVLSEQAGAGDPAVSAMEAMLASASPPVDLGDVDDVRLGTTVATNALLEGAGSPVLLLTNAGLRDQLWIGDQHRDDLFALEQLQRPFLAQMVLELTGRLDARGEEVEPLVLDQPLRLRLEELRRSGLDVAVVALLHAQRNPAHEQRCAALLRELGFRTVVCSHEVSVMPRLVPRGQTALVEGAVHPVLDGYLQQVQGALGAATPLRVMTSSGALQAPDRLQAKDTILSGPAAGMVGAIAAARMAGFDGVPVLGFDMGGTSTDVFCVACADAQALRQVKEQTEIAGLQLLAPRLPIETVAAGGGSVLELQGERLRVGPRSAGAQPGPACYRAGGPLTITDANLLLGRLQVDRFPAVFGPSGDLPPDVAVVRHRFAELAAALGQTPERVASGALQLAVETMAAAIRRVSLHRGEDIRGGVLVAYGGAGGQHACRLADELGLNTVLLHPMAGVLSAFGMGQARQRCRRQVHLGTALSTELLAALPDQVELLMAEAREMLHRQGDGADAEAGEPEVWVSLALRYPSAEQTLVLPWVAEQGVDAVISAFQSSHQQRYGYCIDADQALIVEQLNVEVTAPQQFDATTTATATATATAAAEKAEPTPEVQPSPQVSMHLESSGWTQVPLLNRAALRLNQRLAGPALIAEATGCTVLEPGWQARVAEGGTLLLERSHPADGSLLLAQAGAHDPLQAELFRHRFMAIAEQMGEQLRQSSRSVNIRERLDFSCALFDATGALVANAPHIPVHLGSMGDSVRDLLAQVAIGDVAPLQPGDTLLSNDPFHGGTHLPDITAISPVFCDGDQPSFFVASRGHHADVGGIAPGSMPSFSRTIADEGLLLRNQLFVHQGRVLAADLEAVWSGMATPPRNPPELLADLQAQVAANQAGIVALQSLVKREGQTLVQRQMTLLQQDAARSVQRLLLRLTDARHQLALDDGSCLVVQVSLDPKRQRLRLDFSGTSPQRPGNFNAPLAVTRAAVLYVIRCLLDSDIPLNEGCFAPLDLVVPEGCLLNPRTPAAVVAGNVEVSQALCNLLFAAFGAQAAGQGTMNNLSFGNGRCQYYETVAGGGGAGEGFAGSVGLQSHMTNSRLTDPEVLESRYPVRLESFAVRSGSGGQGLWPGGDGLERTIRFLEPMSVSLISGSRQVAPFGLNGGASGACGENLRLDREGVAHPLPGAVQLELQAGEAIRMLTPGGGGMGR, encoded by the coding sequence ATGGGGTGGTGCTTCTGGATTGATCGCGGTGGCACCTTCACCGATCTGATCGGTCGCGATCCAGAAGGCCAGCTGCACGTGCGCAAGGTGCTCTCGGAGCAGGCCGGTGCTGGAGACCCTGCGGTGTCGGCCATGGAAGCGATGTTGGCGTCGGCTTCACCGCCCGTGGATCTGGGGGACGTCGACGACGTGCGTCTCGGCACCACCGTGGCCACCAATGCGCTGCTGGAGGGGGCTGGTTCTCCTGTGCTGCTGCTCACCAATGCCGGGCTGAGGGATCAACTGTGGATCGGCGATCAACATCGCGATGATCTGTTCGCGCTTGAGCAGCTCCAGCGCCCCTTCCTGGCGCAAATGGTGCTGGAGCTGACCGGTCGGCTCGATGCCCGGGGTGAGGAGGTGGAGCCTCTGGTGCTGGATCAGCCGCTGCGGTTGCGTCTTGAGGAGCTGCGCCGTTCCGGCCTGGACGTCGCCGTGGTGGCGTTGTTGCATGCCCAGCGCAACCCAGCCCATGAGCAGCGCTGTGCTGCATTGCTGCGGGAACTTGGCTTTCGCACCGTGGTCTGCTCCCACGAGGTGAGTGTGATGCCCCGCCTGGTGCCGCGGGGGCAGACGGCCCTGGTGGAGGGGGCCGTGCATCCGGTGCTGGATGGCTACCTGCAACAGGTGCAGGGGGCGTTGGGTGCCGCCACGCCCCTGCGGGTGATGACCTCCAGCGGAGCGTTGCAGGCTCCAGACAGGCTGCAGGCCAAAGACACCATCCTTTCGGGGCCGGCGGCGGGGATGGTTGGGGCGATCGCCGCGGCGCGGATGGCCGGCTTTGACGGGGTGCCCGTGCTCGGCTTCGACATGGGGGGAACGTCGACGGATGTGTTCTGTGTGGCTTGCGCCGATGCGCAGGCTTTGCGGCAAGTGAAGGAGCAGACCGAGATTGCCGGTTTGCAGTTGCTGGCCCCACGGCTGCCGATTGAAACCGTGGCGGCCGGTGGCGGATCAGTGCTGGAGCTCCAGGGGGAGCGGTTGCGGGTGGGGCCACGCTCCGCTGGAGCGCAACCGGGCCCGGCCTGTTATCGCGCCGGCGGACCGCTCACTATCACCGACGCCAACCTGCTGCTGGGGCGGCTGCAGGTGGACCGCTTCCCGGCGGTGTTCGGACCGTCCGGGGATCTACCACCGGATGTGGCGGTGGTGCGGCATCGCTTCGCGGAGCTCGCGGCAGCGCTGGGGCAGACCCCGGAGCGGGTTGCATCCGGGGCGTTGCAACTGGCGGTGGAAACCATGGCCGCGGCCATTCGCCGGGTCTCGTTGCATCGCGGTGAGGACATTCGCGGCGGGGTGTTGGTGGCCTACGGGGGGGCTGGTGGTCAGCACGCTTGTCGCCTGGCGGACGAACTGGGGCTGAACACGGTGCTGTTGCATCCCATGGCCGGCGTTCTCTCCGCCTTTGGCATGGGTCAGGCCCGCCAGCGCTGCCGGCGGCAGGTGCATCTCGGCACTGCCCTCTCGACCGAGCTGTTGGCGGCCCTGCCGGATCAGGTGGAGCTACTGATGGCTGAAGCAAGGGAGATGTTGCATCGCCAGGGGGATGGTGCTGATGCCGAGGCGGGGGAGCCGGAGGTCTGGGTCAGCCTGGCTCTGCGTTATCCCTCTGCCGAGCAGACCCTGGTGCTCCCTTGGGTCGCCGAGCAAGGCGTTGATGCCGTGATCTCGGCCTTCCAGTCGAGCCATCAGCAACGCTACGGCTACTGCATTGATGCCGATCAGGCCCTCATCGTCGAACAGCTCAATGTTGAGGTCACGGCTCCCCAACAGTTCGACGCCACAACCACAGCCACAGCCACAGCTACAGCAACAGCCGCAGCTGAGAAGGCCGAACCAACGCCAGAGGTGCAGCCATCGCCGCAGGTGTCGATGCACCTGGAGTCGAGCGGTTGGACGCAGGTGCCGTTGCTGAACCGCGCTGCCCTGCGGCTGAATCAGCGGCTTGCAGGCCCGGCCCTGATCGCCGAAGCCACGGGCTGCACGGTGCTGGAGCCGGGCTGGCAGGCCAGGGTGGCTGAGGGGGGCACGCTGTTGCTGGAGCGCTCGCATCCCGCAGACGGATCACTGCTGCTGGCCCAGGCCGGTGCCCACGACCCGTTGCAGGCGGAACTGTTTCGTCACCGCTTCATGGCGATCGCTGAACAGATGGGGGAACAGCTGCGGCAGAGCAGTCGCTCCGTGAACATCCGCGAGCGCTTGGATTTCTCCTGTGCGTTGTTTGATGCCACTGGGGCCCTGGTGGCCAATGCCCCCCACATTCCGGTGCACCTCGGATCAATGGGCGACAGCGTTCGCGACCTGCTGGCCCAGGTGGCGATTGGTGATGTCGCACCGCTGCAGCCCGGCGACACGCTACTCAGCAATGACCCTTTCCATGGCGGCACCCACCTTCCTGACATCACCGCCATCTCGCCGGTGTTCTGCGATGGGGATCAGCCCAGCTTCTTTGTGGCCAGCCGTGGCCATCACGCCGATGTGGGTGGCATCGCTCCCGGGTCGATGCCGTCCTTCAGTCGCACCATTGCCGATGAGGGCCTGCTGCTGCGCAACCAGCTGTTCGTGCATCAGGGCCGGGTTCTCGCCGCTGATTTGGAAGCGGTGTGGAGCGGCATGGCGACGCCGCCCCGCAACCCTCCGGAACTGCTGGCCGATCTACAGGCGCAGGTGGCGGCCAATCAGGCGGGGATTGTGGCGCTGCAATCCCTCGTGAAGCGGGAGGGGCAGACCCTGGTGCAACGGCAGATGACCCTGCTGCAGCAGGACGCAGCCCGCAGTGTTCAGCGGCTGCTGTTGCGCCTGACGGACGCCCGGCATCAGCTGGCCCTGGATGACGGCTCCTGTCTGGTGGTGCAGGTGAGCCTTGATCCCAAACGCCAACGGTTGCGTTTGGATTTCAGCGGAACATCGCCCCAACGGCCGGGCAATTTCAATGCCCCCCTGGCAGTGACCCGGGCGGCTGTGCTGTACGTGATCCGTTGTCTCCTCGACAGCGACATCCCCTTGAACGAGGGCTGTTTCGCGCCGCTCGATCTGGTGGTGCCGGAGGGCTGTCTGTTGAATCCGCGGACCCCCGCCGCTGTGGTGGCCGGCAACGTGGAGGTGTCTCAAGCCCTCTGCAATCTGCTGTTTGCGGCTTTCGGCGCCCAGGCGGCTGGCCAGGGAACGATGAACAACCTCAGCTTCGGCAATGGCCGCTGCCAGTACTACGAAACGGTGGCCGGGGGTGGCGGCGCGGGTGAGGGTTTTGCTGGATCGGTGGGGCTTCAATCGCACATGACCAACTCGCGGCTGACGGATCCCGAGGTGCTGGAGAGCCGTTATCCGGTGCGCTTGGAATCCTTCGCGGTGCGCTCCGGCAGTGGCGGCCAGGGCTTGTGGCCCGGGGGCGACGGCTTGGAGCGGACGATCCGCTTCCTCGAGCCGATGAGTGTGTCGCTGATCAGTGGCTCGCGGCAGGTGGCCCCGTTCGGTCTCAACGGTGGGGCCAGTGGTGCCTGTGGCGAGAACCTGCGGCTGGACCGTGAGGGGGTGGCCCATCCCCTGCCCGGTGCCGTGCAGCTGGAGCTCCAGGCGGGCGAGGCCATTCGCATGCTCACCCCAGGGGGAGGCGGCATGGGACGTTGA
- a CDS encoding permease — protein MDKLATAWAIFQGLLLEAVPFLLLGVAIAGLARWAVPPGAWIERLPKNPVLAPIIGALMGFALPACECGNVPVARRLLASGAPMGTAFGFLFAAPVLNPIVLASTWAAFPDQPWLLVARPLGAFLLAILLSLLLVQLPETQLLAAALLEERRMSQPLSNLGLLQRSSGVIGGSPSPPRSMNGRRLKAWQVLDQSCREFLDLLALLVLGCVIAALVQTWLPRSWLLAVGGAPTASILALMLLAVVVSVCSSVDAFLALGFAAQITPGALLAFLLLGPVVDLKLAGLFTVLIRPRAILITAIGASLGVLLIGQWINLWLL, from the coding sequence TTGGACAAGCTCGCCACGGCCTGGGCGATCTTTCAGGGGTTACTGCTGGAAGCCGTTCCTTTTCTGCTGCTCGGCGTTGCCATCGCAGGACTGGCCCGATGGGCCGTGCCACCGGGTGCCTGGATCGAGCGGCTCCCCAAGAATCCAGTGCTGGCACCGATCATCGGGGCCCTGATGGGTTTTGCACTTCCGGCCTGCGAATGCGGCAACGTCCCTGTCGCTCGCCGTCTGCTGGCCAGCGGTGCACCGATGGGCACGGCCTTCGGCTTTCTGTTTGCAGCTCCGGTGCTGAATCCCATCGTGCTGGCCAGCACCTGGGCCGCGTTTCCCGATCAGCCCTGGCTGCTGGTGGCACGGCCATTGGGGGCCTTTCTGCTGGCGATCTTGCTGAGTTTGTTGCTGGTGCAACTGCCCGAGACGCAGCTCCTGGCCGCTGCGCTTCTGGAGGAACGCCGCATGAGCCAGCCCCTCAGCAACCTTGGGCTGCTGCAGCGCAGCAGTGGTGTGATCGGCGGATCACCCAGCCCCCCCAGATCCATGAACGGCAGGCGCCTCAAGGCCTGGCAGGTGCTGGATCAGAGCTGCCGCGAATTTCTCGATCTGCTGGCTCTGCTGGTGCTGGGGTGCGTGATTGCGGCCCTGGTGCAGACCTGGCTACCGCGCAGTTGGCTGTTAGCCGTGGGGGGCGCGCCGACGGCATCAATCCTGGCCTTGATGCTGCTGGCGGTGGTGGTGTCGGTCTGCTCAAGCGTGGATGCCTTTCTTGCCCTGGGCTTTGCCGCTCAGATCACCCCCGGAGCCCTGCTGGCCTTCCTGTTGCTGGGGCCCGTTGTGGACCTCAAACTCGCGGGCCTGTTCACCGTGCTGATACGGCCAAGGGCAATCCTGATCACGGCGATCGGTGCCAGTCTTGGCGTGCTGCTGATCGGTCAGTGGATCAACCTGTGGCTGCTGTGA
- a CDS encoding TIGR03943 family protein gives MKRGTLLLLWGLTLLWSFHSGRLDLLLRGVFHGLVGVTGLVLLMLGVAVLLKREKQEERWRWPWLLSGVMAALVLVLPPSPSFSDLASNRPQGLPDPPELAFVLPPEQRSLTEWVRLLRSQPDPDLVAGNPVRISGFVWRQPQGPPLIARLTVRCCLADATPAGLAVEWPESFIPQTNQWLAIEGTMSVQTRKERRIPVVIPQNITPIARPERPLEP, from the coding sequence CTGAAGCGCGGAACCCTGCTGCTGCTCTGGGGCCTAACGCTGTTGTGGAGCTTCCACAGCGGACGCCTCGATCTGCTGCTTCGCGGGGTCTTCCATGGCCTGGTGGGGGTCACCGGCCTGGTCTTGCTGATGCTGGGCGTGGCCGTTCTTCTGAAAAGAGAGAAGCAAGAAGAACGCTGGCGCTGGCCCTGGCTGCTCAGCGGCGTGATGGCTGCGCTGGTGCTGGTCCTTCCGCCGAGTCCCTCCTTCAGCGATCTGGCCAGCAACCGCCCCCAGGGCCTGCCCGATCCACCGGAATTGGCCTTTGTTTTACCCCCCGAACAACGCAGCCTCACGGAATGGGTGCGCTTGCTGCGCAGCCAGCCCGATCCCGACCTTGTGGCCGGCAATCCTGTGCGCATCAGCGGTTTTGTCTGGAGGCAACCCCAGGGCCCACCGCTGATCGCCCGGCTCACGGTGCGCTGTTGCCTGGCCGATGCCACACCCGCTGGCCTGGCCGTGGAGTGGCCGGAGTCGTTCATCCCTCAAACCAACCAGTGGTTGGCCATTGAGGGAACGATGAGCGTGCAAACGCGGAAGGAACGGCGCATCCCCGTCGTGATTCCCCAAAACATCACGCCGATTGCCAGGCCCGAGCGGCCCCTGGAACCATGA
- a CDS encoding metal ABC transporter substrate-binding protein — MRAFLARSAGVGVVLALGAAVVPAHAAQPVVVAVDGTLCDLTKTLAAGAASVTCLIPPGGDPHSYRLKPSDRSQIAKSDLVLHIGFGLTPSARKLKSPGTVVAVGEVALPSYGGGDPHVWHDPANSAAMVRVISRSLSPVLAANDRAALQQRTARAVAVFNALQSWEAKQFGSLSSAQRVLVTDHRTYSHLADRFGLVEIAMLDSHTTGGVLRPSSLKSITQEVKASGAKTIFSPAATPNKTLRRISKATGLPIASTPLYGEGIAAGRNAVSTATLNVCTIVKGQGGSCDTAGANALNAQWSSIR, encoded by the coding sequence ATGCGTGCTTTCCTGGCTCGATCAGCGGGTGTTGGTGTTGTCCTTGCCCTTGGTGCGGCCGTTGTTCCCGCCCATGCGGCACAACCTGTGGTGGTGGCCGTCGACGGCACGCTGTGCGACCTCACCAAGACCCTGGCTGCCGGTGCCGCCTCAGTCACCTGCCTGATCCCTCCTGGTGGTGATCCCCATTCCTATCGCTTGAAGCCCAGTGATCGCAGCCAGATCGCCAAAAGCGATCTGGTCTTGCACATCGGTTTTGGGTTGACCCCTTCCGCCAGAAAGCTCAAGTCACCAGGAACAGTGGTGGCGGTTGGTGAAGTCGCTCTGCCGTCCTATGGCGGCGGCGACCCCCACGTCTGGCACGATCCGGCCAATTCCGCTGCGATGGTGCGGGTCATCTCCCGCTCTTTGTCCCCCGTGCTGGCGGCCAACGATCGTGCGGCCTTGCAGCAACGCACAGCGCGGGCTGTGGCTGTCTTCAATGCACTTCAGAGCTGGGAAGCCAAGCAGTTCGGATCTTTGTCTTCAGCGCAGCGGGTCCTGGTGACTGATCACAGGACCTACAGCCATCTCGCTGATCGCTTTGGACTTGTTGAGATCGCGATGTTGGACAGCCACACCACCGGTGGCGTTTTGCGGCCTTCCAGCCTCAAATCAATCACTCAGGAGGTGAAAGCATCCGGTGCGAAAACCATCTTTTCCCCTGCGGCCACTCCCAACAAAACCCTGAGGCGCATCAGCAAGGCCACGGGATTACCGATTGCGTCCACACCGCTGTATGGGGAGGGCATTGCTGCTGGTCGGAATGCTGTTTCGACGGCGACCCTCAACGTCTGCACGATCGTCAAGGGCCAGGGCGGTTCCTGTGACACCGCTGGAGCCAATGCTTTGAACGCGCAGTGGTCATCGATCCGGTGA
- a CDS encoding metal ABC transporter ATP-binding protein yields the protein MSQSSCVLSTTELCFSYGGRKTVDRVNLQLQAGTLSALVGPNGAGKSTLLHLLEGRLKPSQGTVNSSKPIGLMPQRAAIDWSFPITARDVVQLGAPRKGKATAADYCDQLLERVGMGAMGSQRLNQLSGGQQQRVLLARALMQQTEILLLDEPCSAIDPPTREHLLKVMRDQAEAGQTLLVSSHDWGSALDSYDQVVVMDGQILANGSPDTVREKLSDLTCMMGSSCCG from the coding sequence ATGAGCCAATCGTCGTGCGTGCTGAGCACAACCGAGCTGTGCTTCAGCTACGGGGGTCGCAAGACCGTTGACCGCGTCAACCTGCAGCTTCAAGCAGGGACGCTATCGGCGCTGGTGGGTCCCAACGGAGCCGGAAAGTCAACGCTGTTGCACCTGCTCGAAGGCCGACTGAAACCCAGCCAGGGAACGGTCAACTCCAGCAAGCCCATCGGCCTGATGCCCCAGCGGGCCGCCATTGATTGGTCGTTTCCGATCACCGCCCGCGACGTGGTGCAGCTGGGGGCGCCCAGAAAGGGCAAAGCCACAGCAGCGGACTACTGCGATCAGCTGCTGGAGCGGGTCGGCATGGGAGCCATGGGATCTCAACGCCTCAACCAGCTCTCCGGCGGCCAGCAACAACGCGTCTTGCTGGCCAGAGCGTTGATGCAGCAGACCGAGATCCTGCTGCTGGACGAACCCTGCAGCGCCATCGATCCACCAACGCGTGAGCACCTGCTCAAGGTGATGCGGGATCAGGCGGAAGCCGGCCAGACGCTGCTGGTGAGCAGCCACGATTGGGGCAGTGCCCTCGACAGCTACGACCAGGTGGTGGTCATGGATGGCCAAATCCTGGCCAACGGATCACCCGACACGGTCCGCGAAAAACTGAGCGATCTGACTTGCATGATGGGGAGTTCCTGCTGTGGCTGA
- a CDS encoding metal ABC transporter permease, translating into MAEPDIWWLLPLTISLLIGAICPATGALLITQRRVLLANLMAHSVLPGLVIALAIGIEPSIGGLISGLLGALVAERLNRRFKGREEGAMNAVLAGFTALGVLLVPLLDARVDLETILFGDLLAANTTDLLRTALSTCALIAMVVWGYRDLVFVGIDPEGAAIAKRPVLLIRLICSLITALVVISAITAVGVILVIGLLCAPVLMHVERSRSLKELMLRSASTGLLLCGGGMMLAIAVDLPPGPLIGTLCLALLFTYRVNTAEQQ; encoded by the coding sequence GTGGCTGAGCCCGACATCTGGTGGCTTCTGCCACTCACGATCTCGCTGCTGATCGGAGCCATCTGTCCGGCCACGGGAGCGTTGCTGATCACCCAACGCCGGGTGTTGCTGGCCAACCTGATGGCCCATTCCGTTCTGCCCGGCTTGGTGATCGCCCTGGCCATCGGCATCGAGCCAAGCATCGGAGGCCTGATCAGTGGACTGCTGGGCGCCCTGGTGGCTGAACGCCTGAACCGGCGCTTCAAGGGCAGGGAAGAAGGCGCCATGAACGCCGTGCTGGCGGGCTTCACGGCCCTGGGCGTGCTGTTGGTTCCCTTGCTGGATGCCCGGGTGGACCTGGAAACGATCCTGTTCGGCGACCTGCTTGCCGCCAACACAACAGATCTGCTGCGAACAGCGCTTTCAACCTGCGCTCTGATCGCGATGGTGGTGTGGGGCTACCGCGACCTGGTGTTCGTTGGCATCGACCCTGAGGGAGCAGCCATCGCCAAACGACCGGTGCTCCTGATCCGGCTGATCTGCAGCCTGATCACCGCCCTGGTGGTGATCAGCGCCATCACTGCCGTGGGGGTGATTCTGGTGATTGGCCTGCTGTGCGCTCCGGTGCTGATGCACGTGGAGCGCAGCCGAAGCCTGAAGGAACTCATGCTGCGCAGCGCGAGCACGGGGCTGCTTCTGTGTGGTGGCGGAATGATGCTGGCGATTGCTGTTGACCTGCCACCGGGCCCACTGATCGGAACACTGTGCTTGGCGCTTCTGTTCACCTACAGGGTCAACACTGCAGAGCAACAGTGA
- a CDS encoding glycoside hydrolase family 10 protein, translated as MAGLPAPLMAESRLDRLLRNRSTMGVWLTNSPSQLYYDRTRISAAMQQLQDAGFNRVVPNVWSRGTTFHRSRFAPVEPPLQKAGVGLDPICTLAAEGRRRGIKVMPWFEYGLMEPADSSVVRNNPSWVLAKANGQRWMAMHGNHRMAWLNPAHPEVRARFIGLVVETLKRCPMDGLQLDDHFAWPVQFGYDPTTVALYRQETGRVPPRDHSNRQWMKWRRNQLTSLLRELRQRLKQERLSTRISLSPGPFRSAYNLWLQDWELWALGGLIEELVVQNYAYSVRGFAKDLDQPALRKVRSWGIPSQIGVLAGFGKRTTSMAVLEQKVRLARQRGHGVIFFYWEGLWGKHVAERYRDPRRAAFTRLGSD; from the coding sequence ATGGCGGGGCTTCCCGCACCTCTGATGGCTGAGTCCCGATTGGACCGGTTGCTCCGAAATCGCAGCACGATGGGGGTGTGGCTGACCAACAGCCCCAGCCAGCTCTATTACGACCGGACGCGCATCAGCGCTGCGATGCAACAGCTGCAGGATGCGGGCTTCAATCGCGTGGTGCCCAATGTCTGGAGCCGTGGCACCACGTTTCATCGCAGCCGCTTCGCTCCAGTGGAGCCGCCGCTGCAGAAGGCTGGGGTCGGTCTTGATCCCATCTGCACCCTGGCGGCTGAAGGTCGGCGCCGTGGCATCAAGGTGATGCCCTGGTTTGAGTACGGCTTGATGGAGCCGGCCGATTCATCCGTTGTGCGCAACAACCCCAGCTGGGTGTTGGCCAAAGCCAATGGCCAGCGTTGGATGGCGATGCATGGCAACCATCGGATGGCTTGGCTCAATCCTGCCCATCCGGAGGTTCGTGCCCGTTTCATCGGTTTGGTGGTGGAAACCCTGAAGCGCTGTCCGATGGATGGCCTGCAACTGGACGACCACTTCGCCTGGCCGGTTCAGTTCGGTTATGACCCCACCACCGTGGCGTTATACCGGCAGGAGACGGGACGGGTCCCTCCTCGGGATCACAGCAATCGGCAGTGGATGAAATGGCGGCGCAATCAACTCACCTCTCTCTTGCGTGAGTTGCGGCAACGTCTCAAGCAGGAGCGCCTTTCCACCCGAATCAGCCTGTCTCCAGGTCCCTTCCGTTCGGCCTACAACCTCTGGCTGCAGGACTGGGAGCTCTGGGCTTTGGGCGGACTGATTGAAGAGTTGGTGGTTCAGAACTATGCCTATTCGGTTCGAGGATTCGCCAAAGACCTGGATCAGCCGGCGCTGCGCAAAGTGCGCAGCTGGGGCATCCCTTCGCAGATTGGCGTGTTGGCGGGATTCGGCAAACGCACCACCTCGATGGCCGTTCTGGAACAAAAAGTCCGCCTGGCCCGGCAACGCGGTCATGGCGTGATCTTCTTCTACTGGGAAGGCTTATGGGGCAAGCATGTGGCGGAGCGGTATCGAGATCCTCGCCGCGCAGCATTCACCAGGCTTGGATCTGATTGA
- a CDS encoding ribose-phosphate pyrophosphokinase produces MTSFLTAARAEQEQMTPDSRRLRLFSGTSNPALAKEISAYLGVPDGPRVCKRFADGELYVQIQESIRGCDVFLIQPTCAPVNDHLMELLIMVDACRRASARQITAVVPYYGYARADRKTAGRESITAKLTANLLVKSGVDRVLAMDLHSAQIQGYFDIPCDHIYGSPVLVDYLSTQDLGDVVVVSPDVGGVARARAFAKQMNDAPLAIIDKRRTGHNMAESLTVIGDVAGRTAILIDDMIDTGGTICAGARLLREQGAKRVLACATHAVFSPPASERLSVEGLFEQVVVTNSIPIPQDRVFPQLKVLSVANMLGEAIWRIHEESSVSSMFR; encoded by the coding sequence GTGACAAGTTTCCTGACAGCAGCCCGTGCCGAACAGGAGCAGATGACCCCGGACAGTCGCCGTCTGCGCCTGTTCAGCGGCACCTCGAACCCTGCTCTGGCCAAGGAGATTTCCGCGTATCTCGGGGTGCCTGATGGTCCCCGCGTCTGCAAGCGTTTTGCCGACGGTGAGCTCTACGTGCAGATCCAGGAGTCGATCCGTGGCTGCGACGTGTTCCTGATCCAGCCCACCTGCGCACCGGTGAACGATCACCTGATGGAGCTCCTGATCATGGTGGATGCCTGCAGACGGGCTTCTGCACGGCAGATCACCGCGGTGGTGCCTTACTACGGCTACGCCCGAGCCGACCGCAAGACCGCTGGTCGTGAATCGATCACCGCCAAGCTCACGGCCAACCTGTTGGTGAAGTCGGGCGTTGACCGCGTGCTGGCAATGGACCTGCACTCCGCCCAGATTCAGGGTTATTTCGATATTCCCTGCGATCACATCTACGGTTCTCCCGTGCTGGTGGACTACCTCTCCACCCAGGATCTGGGGGATGTCGTCGTGGTGTCTCCGGATGTGGGCGGTGTGGCGCGGGCCCGGGCCTTCGCCAAGCAGATGAACGATGCCCCGCTGGCGATCATCGACAAGCGCCGCACCGGCCACAACATGGCCGAAAGCCTCACGGTGATTGGTGATGTGGCGGGGCGGACAGCGATCCTGATCGACGACATGATCGACACCGGCGGCACGATCTGCGCCGGCGCTCGCTTGTTGAGGGAGCAAGGGGCCAAGCGGGTGCTGGCCTGCGCCACCCACGCCGTCTTCTCTCCCCCCGCCAGCGAACGCCTGTCCGTCGAGGGCCTGTTTGAGCAGGTGGTGGTAACCAACAGCATCCCGATCCCGCAGGACCGGGTCTTCCCTCAGCTGAAGGTGCTCTCTGTGGCCAACATGCTTGGGGAAGCGATCTGGCGCATCCATGAAGAGAGCTCTGTGAGCTCGATGTTCCGCTGA
- a CDS encoding LCP family protein, which yields MNWLSPSRVRGALCVGAAVLGIGVTGWLMATLWPKPDRVAAGAPLSADQPKTLAPFPEVPVTVLVIGVDADRLGAASNQAAPKGPPNADALLLLRIAAQEPLQVLQIPTELAVQLPGEENPGRLAQLWRRGGVSLLGDAIRDIVGLQQGDPKRYVVMPRAALRRLVDGLGEVEVVLSDSYKRQDKTQDYTVMLQAGRQRLNGAQAEQLVRHLPDPKAVPQRRQRQNILVEGLIEQVKAPSGIEVIPGLVNQLNTELETNLSRSEQLSLAAAIIASPEPARISRLPLAERAGEQTLRQIDAGASLPLWPQP from the coding sequence ATGAACTGGTTGTCGCCATCCCGAGTTCGCGGTGCGCTGTGTGTCGGTGCTGCCGTGCTGGGGATTGGTGTGACCGGGTGGTTGATGGCGACCCTCTGGCCAAAACCCGATCGCGTTGCCGCGGGCGCTCCGCTGAGTGCGGATCAACCTAAAACTCTGGCCCCCTTCCCGGAGGTCCCGGTGACGGTGTTGGTGATCGGTGTTGATGCGGATCGGCTGGGTGCCGCCTCCAATCAGGCCGCGCCCAAGGGGCCCCCCAATGCCGATGCACTGCTGTTGCTTCGCATTGCCGCCCAGGAGCCGCTTCAGGTTCTCCAGATCCCCACGGAGCTCGCTGTTCAGCTCCCTGGCGAAGAGAATCCGGGACGCTTGGCTCAGTTGTGGCGACGGGGTGGCGTCAGTCTTCTTGGCGATGCCATCCGCGACATTGTTGGTCTTCAGCAGGGTGATCCCAAGCGCTATGTGGTGATGCCTCGTGCTGCCCTACGCCGCCTGGTGGATGGTCTGGGCGAGGTGGAGGTGGTGTTGAGCGACTCCTACAAACGTCAGGACAAGACGCAGGACTACACCGTCATGCTCCAGGCCGGACGACAGCGTCTCAACGGTGCCCAGGCGGAACAGCTGGTGCGCCATCTGCCCGATCCCAAGGCTGTCCCCCAGCGTCGCCAACGCCAAAACATCCTTGTTGAGGGTCTGATCGAACAGGTCAAGGCCCCCAGTGGAATCGAAGTGATCCCTGGTTTGGTGAACCAACTGAACACTGAGCTGGAGACCAACCTCAGTCGTTCGGAGCAGCTGAGCCTGGCCGCGGCGATCATCGCCAGCCCTGAACCCGCACGGATCAGCCGGCTGCCCCTGGCCGAGCGGGCCGGTGAGCAGACCTTGCGCCAGATCGACGCCGGAGCCAGCCTTCCCCTCTGGCCCCAGCCTTAA